The Dioscorea cayenensis subsp. rotundata cultivar TDr96_F1 chromosome 19, TDr96_F1_v2_PseudoChromosome.rev07_lg8_w22 25.fasta, whole genome shotgun sequence genome includes a window with the following:
- the LOC120283966 gene encoding anthocyanidin reductase ((2S)-flavan-3-ol-forming) isoform X3 — MKKACVIGGNGYLALAIIKQLLEKGYHVNATVRNPDDSAKVAYLKKIGEIGTLKLFQADMTVEGSFDDAVIGCDYVFQVAAPTNLMSEDPENDLIKPAIQGTLNILRSCLKAKTVKRVVHTSSACTVSVNQQKGTGYVLNEEAWSDIDYMLKEKPPTWGYIVAKTRAEKEAFKFAKENKIDLITINPTFIIGIPLNGEVPPPINLALCFFTGDKMWMDILKMTQMISGSVSAAHLEDTARAHIFLAENDKASGRYICNAVNTSAPELASFLNKQYPQYKVFNDVVDSPGPAKLSLSSEKLIQAGFEFKYKSLEEIIDSIFEYGKSKGFLSKKDSANDTRE; from the exons atgaagaaggcCTGTGTTATAGGAGGAAATGGTTACCTTGCATTGGCAATCATCAAACAGCTGCTTGAAAAGGGTTATCATGTCAATGCCACAGTTCGCAATCCTG ATGATTCTGCCAAGGTTGCTTACTTGAAGAAGATAGGAGAGATTGGTACCTTGAAGCTCTTTCAGGCAGATATGACGGTGGAGGGGAGTTTTGATGATGCAGTGATTGGTTGTGACTATGTCTTCCAAGTTGCTGCTCCGACAAATTTAATGAGTGAAGATCCAGAG AATGATCTGATCAAACCGGCAATACAAGGCACATTGAACATCTTGAGGTCATGCTTGAAGGCAAAGACTGTTAAACGAGTAGTCCACACATCATCCGCATGCACTGTATCAGTTAATCAGCAGAAAGGCACAGGTTATGTACTAAACGAAGAAGCCTGGTCTGACATCGACTACATGCTCAAGGAGAAACCACCAACTTGG GGGTACATTGTTGCCAAAACACGTGCAGAGAAGGAAGCATTTAAATTTGCAAAGGAGAACAAGATTGATCTCATAACCATAAATCCCACATTCATTATTGGCATTCCACTGAATGGAGAAGTTCCTCCACCGATTAACCTGGCTTTATGCTTTTTTACAG GTGATAAGATGTGGATGGATATCTTGAAGATGACGCAGATGATCTCTGGCTCAGTCTCTGCTGCACACCTAGAGGATACAGCCAGAGCTCACATATTCTTGGCTGAGAATGACAAAGCCTCTGGTCGTTACATCTGTAATGCAGTGAACACAAGTGCACCAGAGTTAGCATCATTCCTCAACAAACAATATCCACAGTACAAAGTGTTCAATGA TGTTGTTGACTCACCTGGGCCGGCCAAATTGAGCCTTTCATCAGAGAAGCTTATCCAGGCAGGCTTTGAATTCAAGTACAAGAGCTTGGAGGAAATAATTGATTCAATATTTGAGTATGGCAAGAGCAAAGGTTTTCTATCAAAAAAGGACTCCGCCAACGACACTCGAGAATAA